From a single Bacillus sp. NEB1478 genomic region:
- a CDS encoding winged helix-turn-helix domain-containing protein: MIILYKSLLKVGIALSQKLLVVEDELSISTLLQFNLEQAGFQVVTAMDGKSGLEKAEKEIPDLIILDLMLPEMDGLEVCKELRLRKLNIPILMLTAKDDEFDKVLGLELGADDYMTKPFSPREVVARVKAILRRTLTSNEIEENKNKSEHLKIGEVDIYPENYEAYFKEKALELTPKEFELLVYLARNKGRVLSREQLLSAVWNYDFVGDTRIVDVHISHLRDKIEINTRKPIYIKTIRGLGYKLEEPQL, encoded by the coding sequence ATGATAATTTTGTACAAGTCGTTATTAAAGGTGGGAATAGCATTGAGCCAAAAGTTACTCGTTGTAGAAGACGAACTCTCAATATCAACATTATTGCAATTTAACCTGGAGCAAGCTGGCTTTCAGGTAGTAACGGCAATGGATGGCAAAAGTGGATTAGAAAAAGCTGAAAAAGAAATTCCGGACCTTATCATTCTAGATTTGATGCTTCCTGAGATGGACGGGCTGGAAGTTTGCAAAGAACTCCGCTTACGAAAATTAAATATCCCTATTCTCATGCTTACGGCTAAAGATGATGAGTTTGATAAAGTGCTTGGGTTGGAATTAGGGGCCGATGATTATATGACGAAGCCGTTCAGTCCAAGAGAGGTAGTTGCCAGAGTCAAAGCCATTCTCCGCAGAACGTTAACCAGCAATGAAATAGAGGAAAATAAGAATAAATCTGAGCATCTAAAAATAGGTGAAGTAGACATTTATCCTGAAAATTACGAAGCTTATTTTAAGGAAAAAGCACTGGAGTTAACACCAAAAGAATTTGAATTACTTGTTTATCTGGCAAGGAACAAAGGTCGTGTTCTCTCAAGAGAGCAGCTGCTATCTGCAGTATGGAACTACGATTTTGTTGGAGATACAAGAATCGTTGATGTCCATATAAGCCATTTGCGCGACAAAATTGAAATAAATACTAGAAAACCAATCTATATTAAAACGATCAGAGGATTAGGTTACAAATTAGAGGAGCCTCAACTCTAA
- the icd gene encoding NADP-dependent isocitrate dehydrogenase produces MSNGERITVDNGVLKVPNEAIIPFIEGDGTGPDIWAAASRVLEAAVEKAYNGEKKIVWKEVLAGEKAFNQTGEWLPAETLDVIREYIIAIKGPLTTPVGGGIRSLNVALRQELDLFTCLRPVQYFKGVPSPVKRPEDTNMVIFRENTEDIYAGIEYASGSDEVKKLIQFLQDEMGVNKIRFPETSGIGIKPVSSEGTKRLVRAAIQYAITEGRKSLTLVHKGNIMKYTEGAFKNWGYELAEAEFGDKVFTWAQYDRIVEESGKDAANKAQADAEAAGKIIVKDSIADIFLQQILTRPAEFDVVATMNLNGDYISDALAAQVGGIGIAPGANINYETGHAIFEATHGTAPKYAGLDKVNPSSVILSGVLMLEHLGWGEAAKLVLTSMENTIASKVVTYDFARLMDGATEVKCSAFADELIKNM; encoded by the coding sequence ATGTCTAACGGAGAACGCATTACAGTTGACAACGGAGTGTTGAAAGTACCAAATGAAGCAATTATCCCTTTTATTGAAGGTGACGGGACTGGACCAGACATTTGGGCTGCAGCTTCCCGTGTTTTAGAAGCAGCTGTTGAAAAAGCATATAACGGTGAAAAGAAGATCGTTTGGAAAGAAGTTCTTGCAGGTGAAAAAGCATTCAACCAAACTGGTGAGTGGCTTCCGGCAGAAACTTTAGATGTTATCCGCGAGTACATTATTGCAATTAAAGGACCATTAACAACTCCTGTAGGTGGAGGGATTCGTTCTTTAAACGTTGCACTTAGACAAGAATTGGATTTATTTACTTGCCTTCGTCCTGTACAGTATTTCAAAGGTGTTCCATCTCCAGTAAAACGCCCTGAAGATACAAACATGGTTATTTTCCGTGAAAATACTGAAGATATCTATGCTGGTATTGAATATGCAAGCGGATCTGATGAAGTAAAAAAATTGATCCAATTCCTGCAAGATGAAATGGGAGTTAATAAAATCCGTTTCCCTGAAACATCTGGAATCGGTATCAAGCCTGTATCTTCTGAAGGTACTAAGCGTTTAGTGCGTGCTGCGATTCAATACGCAATCACTGAAGGACGCAAAAGTTTAACACTCGTTCACAAAGGAAACATCATGAAGTACACTGAAGGTGCCTTTAAGAACTGGGGTTATGAGTTAGCTGAAGCTGAATTTGGAGATAAAGTTTTCACTTGGGCACAATATGACCGTATCGTTGAAGAAAGCGGTAAAGACGCAGCAAACAAAGCACAAGCTGATGCTGAAGCTGCTGGGAAAATTATCGTTAAAGATTCCATCGCAGATATCTTCCTTCAGCAAATCCTTACACGTCCAGCTGAGTTTGATGTAGTGGCTACTATGAACTTAAATGGTGACTACATTTCTGATGCACTTGCTGCACAAGTAGGCGGAATAGGGATTGCTCCTGGAGCAAACATTAACTATGAAACAGGACATGCAATTTTCGAAGCTACACACGGGACAGCGCCAAAATATGCTGGTCTTGATAAAGTTAATCCATCTTCCGTTATTCTTTCAGGTGTATTAATGCTAGAACACTTGGGCTGGGGTGAGGCTGCTAAGCTTGTCCTTACTTCAATGGAAAACACAATTGCAAGTAAAGTGGTAACTTACGACTTTGCACGCTTAATGGATGGTGCAACAGAAGTTAAATGTTCTGCGTTTGCGGACGAACTTATTAAAAATATGTAA
- a CDS encoding MaoC/PaaZ C-terminal domain-containing protein yields MLIGKKRKLGRKITEIQAGEKLEMQETVEDKDLLLYLGLTNDNNPLYIQHDYATLTPFKKPVVPQIMLMGMITSAVSKYLPGPGSSITQSQFQFIKPVYHYSKLTFYFEVTKVDREKHVVDIKANAVNEDGVTVLSAQLEVCPPYPPKPITSQTMENF; encoded by the coding sequence ATGCTGATTGGTAAAAAGAGGAAGCTCGGAAGAAAGATTACTGAGATCCAAGCTGGAGAAAAATTGGAGATGCAAGAAACGGTAGAAGATAAAGATCTGTTGTTATATTTAGGGCTCACAAACGACAACAATCCTCTTTATATACAACATGATTATGCAACGTTGACTCCGTTTAAAAAACCGGTCGTTCCTCAAATAATGCTGATGGGAATGATTACATCTGCTGTATCGAAGTATTTGCCGGGTCCGGGAAGTTCGATTACTCAATCGCAATTCCAATTCATAAAGCCTGTCTATCATTATTCAAAATTAACTTTTTATTTTGAAGTGACGAAGGTAGATCGCGAAAAACATGTAGTCGATATTAAGGCAAACGCTGTCAATGAAGATGGAGTAACTGTCCTTTCCGCACAATTAGAAGTTTGTCCGCCTTATCCGCCAAAACCAATTACTTCTCAAACAATGGAGAATTTTTAA
- the mdh gene encoding malate dehydrogenase — MANKRKKVSVIGGGFTGATTAFILGQKEIGDVVLVDIPQMENPTKGKALDMMEASPVQGFDAKITGTSNYEDTAESDVVVITAGIARKPGMSRDDLVNTNAGIMKSVTKEIVKYSPDCTIIVLTNPVDAMTYTVLKESGFPKQRVIGQSGILDSARFRTFVAMELNLSVKDVTGFVLGGHGDDMVPLVRYSYAGGIPLEKLISKDRLDAIVERTRKGGGEIVNLLGNGSAYYAPAASLVEMVEAIVKDQRRVLPSIAFLEGEYGYDGICLGVPTIIGGNGLEEIIELELTSEEKSALDQSAASVKSVMNVLA; from the coding sequence ATGGCAAACAAACGTAAAAAGGTTTCAGTTATTGGTGGAGGCTTTACCGGAGCAACAACTGCTTTTATTTTAGGGCAAAAAGAAATTGGGGATGTTGTATTAGTTGATATTCCTCAAATGGAAAACCCTACAAAAGGCAAAGCGCTGGATATGATGGAAGCTAGTCCTGTACAAGGCTTTGATGCCAAAATTACAGGAACAAGCAACTATGAAGATACAGCTGAATCTGATGTTGTTGTAATCACTGCTGGTATTGCTCGCAAACCTGGTATGAGCCGTGATGACCTCGTTAATACAAACGCAGGAATCATGAAAAGTGTAACGAAAGAGATCGTAAAGTACTCTCCTGATTGCACAATCATCGTACTGACTAATCCGGTTGATGCAATGACTTACACAGTGTTGAAAGAATCTGGATTCCCTAAACAGCGTGTAATCGGCCAATCTGGAATCCTTGATTCTGCCCGTTTCCGTACTTTTGTTGCTATGGAATTAAACCTTTCAGTTAAAGATGTAACAGGTTTCGTTCTTGGCGGACATGGTGACGATATGGTACCTCTTGTACGTTATTCATACGCTGGGGGAATTCCTCTAGAGAAACTTATCTCAAAAGATCGTCTTGATGCCATCGTGGAACGTACACGTAAAGGCGGCGGAGAGATCGTTAATCTTCTAGGAAATGGTTCAGCTTATTATGCACCTGCAGCTTCACTTGTTGAAATGGTAGAGGCGATTGTGAAAGATCAACGCAGAGTGCTTCCGTCAATTGCCTTCCTAGAAGGTGAGTATGGCTATGATGGAATCTGTCTAGGAGTTCCGACGATTATTGGTGGAAACGGACTAGAAGAAATCATTGAATTAGAACTTACTAGTGAAGAGAAGTCTGCACTTGATCAATCTGCTGCATCAGTAAAATCAGTAATGAATGTATTAGCATAA